The nucleotide sequence GAAAGCGGATTTTGTTTCGGCCGTCAGCCATGACCTGCGAAGTCCCCTTACGTCGATTCGGATGTATGCGGAAGTGTTGAAGGAAACGTGGCCCGACGAATCGAAGAGAACGACATACCTTCGTTATATCGGCGAGGAAAGCGAACGCCTTTCCCGACTGATTGAAAATGTTCTTGCGTTGGCACGACTCGAAAACAACGACTGGGCGATTCAGGTGGCGCTCCACGATCCCGCGTCACTCCTTCAACGCATCTCCAATAAGCTCGATCCGATCGCCCAACGAGCCGACTACACCTTGGAAGTCTCCATCGAACCTGCTTCCGGAAATATCTTGGCGGACGAGGACGCCCTCACACAAATTCTCCACAATCTCGTGGACAACGCCATCAAGTTTTCAGGCGAAGGCGAGAAGAGAATCTTGCTCCGTCACGTTCGGGACCACGATCAATCCG is from Bdellovibrionota bacterium and encodes:
- a CDS encoding ATP-binding protein — encoded protein: KADFVSAVSHDLRSPLTSIRMYAEVLKETWPDESKRTTYLRYIGEESERLSRLIENVLALARLENNDWAIQVALHDPASLLQRISNKLDPIAQRADYTLEVSIEPASGNILADEDALTQILHNLVDNAIKFSGEGEKRILLRHVRDHDQSVISVRDFGPGIPPEQMGKIFDRFYRIENEMTRSTRGAGIGLAIVKLLADRMNVRLNVVNRNPGAEFLLRYPLVS